TGAGTTTCTAAGCATATGATATACAAATGCCAATATTTTTCGTTGATAACGACGCATTAATTCTGAATATAATTCTGTGTTGCCTTGTTTGATTTCCTGGATCAACTGGGAATCCGTCATGGTGAGATTGGCCCTCCTCGCCCTTGCACGTCTTTTCCCGTCCGGTCCGTACTTATTATACCGGTTTGGGCTTTAAAAGTTGCGCTGGTTTACTACAACTTTTTAGTTTATTACAAGAAGAAACGATATTGTCGACCTTTTATGTAAGACAAACGTTCCTCGTGGGAATTTAAGGGAAAACATATGACGTGCAACTTATCCGTTCTTCAATTTTGAAATACACCTATGTATATTCAAACACCCAATAATTAAGGCATGATGATTGTGATGAATATAAAAAGAAAAATGGCATATTTCTAAGAGCATATAAATTTTATAACGAATCTAGAAATATACCAGATCTATTGTATCACAGATTCTCATAGGATGACATTAATAGACTTCAGAGCGGTAATCTCGTCAGCATGACCTGACAACAGATTATAAACGAACATGAAGTTCAACCATAAGACTTTGATCACTGTAATATGACTTTAATCTCTTTTTAATAAACTGTTGACAAAATGTAAACGTATACATATAATAAAAGTACAGTATGGTTTCTCTCCACTCCTATCCAAATACTACACGGTTCCAATTTATTGTGAACTGTAGCCGCTTACTTTGTAAGCGGTCTTTTTTTGTCCTGTAAGCGCTGTACCTTTTGTTAGATGATCTATAATAGGTTATTTTACTATAGCGAGCGAATTAGCTTCCACAAATCCCCACAGTCATCTATTACCCCGTTTGCGTCCACTTGAAGAGGTATGGAAAAGAGTCAAGATAAACAATATACTAGCTATAAAGATATTTGTTGAGGTGAATATGAAATGAATGAAATCGATGAATCAAAACAACTTGTACTACAAATCGGCGGTGCCTTGAAAAAGTACAGAAAAGAAAAAAACATGAACTTAGATGACTTAGCGGAATTAACAGGTGTAAGTAAACTTACTCTGGGGAATATCGAACGCGGCGAGACAAATCCAACTTTGGCGATTATATGGAAAATTTCAAAAGGCCTATCTTTACCCCTACTAGCTTTGTTCAAATCTGAAGACCCTGTTAGTTTGTATCGAGCAGGCGAAGGTCTTCGGTTTTCTAATGATCAAAAGAATTGGATCATTGAACCCGTCTTTAAAAACGTAAGCAACGATATTGAAATGTGTCGAGCTTACTTACAGCCAAATAGTTCGTATCACCCTGAAGGTCATCATGTGAATACAACTGAAATTGCGACAGTAATGACTGGTTCCATTGAAATTCAAGTCAATGGTGAGATGTACACATTGAATCAATATGATACGATCAGTTTTCGTGCAGATCGCCCTCACTCTTATACCAATCATACGAATAGCGAAACAGTGCTCCATATCTCCTTAAAATATGGTTTCTAAAAGCCGAAAATTTCACTAATAAAATGCAACTCAGTATTCCATTATATATGGGAACTCAGAGTTGTATTTTTTTTAACTAATATAAAGCACTTCAAGTGATAGGACAGTCTTCATAAAGTTAACTATAAAATACTTATTGTTAATTTTAATATATTATAATATACTTTTATTGTCCGCGCGGATGTTATTTCATAGTTTTTCAATCAGCAGAAAACCAAAAGTACACATAATTCTGGAAGGTGAAATGAAGAATGCCGAACAAGAAAATCTTACCATCATCTCTAGGGCTGCTAATACTCGGCATTATTATTATTGCCGCAAATTTACGTGCTCCCTTAACCTCGGTCGGTCCTTTAGTGGGTCTCATAAGGGAAGACGTTCATATCTCCAATACTTTAGCAGGCCTGATAACAACGGTACCGTTACTTACCTTTGCTTTATTATCGCCTCTAGTACCAAAACTAGGACGCAAGTATGGAGTAGAACTTTTAATTTTGTTTGCCCTGATCTTTTTGACTGTTGGTATTGTAATACGTTCTTTAGCTGGCGCTGCAAATCTGTATATTGGAACTGCAATTCTTGGATTTGCAATTGCCGTTTGTAATGTATTAATGCCAAGTTTAATCAAACGTGATTTCCCTAATAAAATAGGTGCCATGACTGGTATCTTTGGAATTTCAATGAGTTTATCTGGAGCGATCGCATCGGGAATTAGTGTACCGCTAGCCGCAAACGTAGGTTTAAAATGGCAGGGAGCGTTGGGAATATGGGGGATCTTAAGCTTTGTATCGATCCTCTGCTGGTTGCCTCAATTAAGGAAGCATACGAAGCGAACAACCTCGACGAGTCAACAGATAGCCTGCAATGATGTAAATGTTTGGCGTTCCCCTCTCGCCTGGCAAGTAACCTTGTTTATGGGTATGCAGTCCATGATTTTCTATGTGCTGATCGCATGGTTGCCTGAAATTTTAAAGCAGCAAGGCATTGACTCAAGCCAATCAGGATGGTACCTCTCAATAATGCAGTTAGCGCTGCTTCCATTTACCTTTATTGTCCCCGTTATTGCTGGGCGAATGTCAAGTCAACGTTCGTTAGTGGTCATCACAACCATTTTGCTTTTGACGGGAACGCTCGGACTGCTTTTCGGAAGCTCCAATATCATTCTGTTGTGGATCATCATACTCGGAATTGGTGGAGGCTGCGCCTTTAGCTTATCCATGATGTTTTTCGGTTTACGTACTAAAAATGCGCATCAAGCGGCGGAACTGTCTGGTATGGCGCAATCGATCGGATATCTGCTTGCCGCAATCGGTCCTGCCCTTATAGGATATCTGCATGATGCGACAAATAGTTGGAACCTGCCACTTTTCATTCTGCTTGGAGCTTCGGCCTTTCTCTTTTTAGTTGGTATAGGAGCAGCAAGAAATCGTTTTGTAGATAGCCAAAATAGTTACGGCGAAATAAACTCAAGTTAATTTGGTTAATGTCAGCCAGGAATTTATAATGAATGGCATGACATATGTACCTGAGAATTTCTTGGAAGAAATACTGATCGAAATGGAGAAAGCGAGTTCGGGAACAGTTACAAAAAGCCAAATCTAAATTAGAGCGAAAAACACCCAATATAAGCCCTCCAAATGAAATAGCGTCAGTGGAGTCCGAAAGACTACTTCAAAGGTGGTACTGACGGCGGCATGTGGAAGCTAGCAACCAACAAGCCAGAATAACAAAACAGCGATTCTCTAATAACATGAGAATCGCTGTTTTTACTATTTATTACGATTTGAAAATGACCCTGAGCGAACCTTAATACTACACATATACGGTATAATCGTGCTCCTGCAGGAGCACTTTCGCTCGTTCCATATCGTTCTCCTGACGAAAAGATAGGCGCATAATACCCGGCACATCTTCACGACTCTCGATGATTTGTACGTTGCTAAGATTAATGCCTTGGTCCCCCAGCTCAGTAGCGATACGACCGATAATCCCCGGATGATCCGGTACATCAATATGTAGGTCAAATAAAGGTGCTATCATGCCTTTACGCCGTTCAGGCAACTGACTGCGGAAGCCATTCGCTTCTTCGAAGGCCTCTTCAATCCCTACGCCATCTTCACTTTCCAGTAGACGAACAAAAGAAGAAACTTCCTCGTTCCAATCCTTCAATAAACGAAGCATTACGGAACGATTGTTCAGCAAAATGTCTCGCCAAATTATAGGATCACTGGACGCAATCCGAGTGATATCCCGAAAGCCCCCTGCAGCTAGCGTGCTATATAAGGAGTCGGTATCGTCATAGGCACGAATCTGATTTACCAAAGCAACAGCAATAATATGCGGTAGATGACTAATGGCACCTACAATCTCATCATGGCGTTCTGGATCAAGGCGTACTATCTGTGCTCTTGTGTGGTGTAGTAGAGACTCCAGTGCATGATAAGCCTCATCTGGCACTCCTGGAGGAGGCGTCAACACATAATAGGCATTCTCAAATAGCAGTGATGAAGCTGCCTCAACACCTGAGCGCTCTGATCCTGCCATTGGGTGTCCGCCGATAAAATGTACTCCAGGAATATCTAAGGAGACCGCACATGCGGCAATACTAGCTTTCGTGCTTCCTACATCTGTAATAATGCAGCCGGGTTTTAGAGGCAATTTACTTAATTGCTGCAGATAATCCTCTAACATCCCTACCGGTACACATAAAAAAATGAAATCAGCATCAAGTGCCGCTTCTTCAACAGAAAGCGTGGCTTGATCAACCACACCTCTGCTTATATATTTACTCGCGGATTCAGGACGGTGGGCATGTCCTACGACGGTCAGGCCCTCCTTGCCTTTAAAGCAAAGGGCCAGTGAGCCTCCGATCAGACCGACACCGAATATAGCTATTTTTGTCGTCATGTTCTTTGAACTACCTGCCTTTTTTAGTCTAGTCTTGCTGTTTATTACTAAGCCCGCACACCAGACTCTATAAGCGTTTGTTCCAGCGCAGTTATAAACGCTGTGTTCTGTTCAGCAGAGCCCACAGTAACACGAATATAAGTAGGGTAAACTTGATGACCCGCTCTTACTATGATTCCTTTACGCATCAAAGCATCGAAAACCTCGGTTGCAGGTTTGCGAACATCTACCATAATGAAGTTCCCGTGTGCGGGGAAGGATTCAAGGCCCAGACGTTTGAATTCACCTTGTAATTGGACAATACCCGCGCTATTAAGACGACGGCATTCCTCCACGTATTCTTGGTCATTCAAGGCAGCAAGAGCCGCCGCTTGCGCAAGACGAGTGGTATTGAAAGGCTCACGTACCTTGTTGATCAATGAAATAATCTCAGGACTAGCAACGCCATAACCAATACGCAATGCGGCTAAGCCATAAATTTTGGAGAATGTGCGAAGCACAACCAAATTCATATAACGATTTAATAATTGGATACCGTTGGAGTAAGAAAGATCTGTTACGTACTCACAGTAAGCTTCATCAAGAACAACCATTACATTGGAAGGAACAGCATCAAGGAAAGAAACCAAGGCTTCCTCTGGTACAATCGTTCCTGTTGGGTTATTCGGATTACAAATCCAGATAACCTTCGTACGGTCCGTAATACGGGCCAGCATCCCATCCAGATCATGTGTACCATTTACAAGTGGTACCTCGATGGACACAGCGCCTTCGATATCTGCGTTACTCTTATACACAGAGAAGGTCTGGTCAGCCATGATTGTCTCATCACCTGGCAAGAAGAAAGCACGAGCAATAAGAGCAATAATCTCATCAGAACCACAGCCAAAAATAATATTATCGCTGTTCACACCAAGACGGTTGGCAAGTGCTGCCGTCAATTCAACGGCCGATCCGTCTGGATATAGATAAAGATTCTCAAGCTCTGCTAGAATAGCTTCTTTAGCACTCGGGGAAGCTCCATACGGGTTCTCATTGGATGCAAGCTTAATAACCTCACTTAAGCCAAGCTCCTTCTTAACTTCGTCTATAGGTTTCCCTGGTTTGTAGACAGGGAGATTAACTATATTCGGTTTTGGATTCATGAATAGTCCTCGCTCTCCATAGTTGATTACTCCACTATACACAGGTCAAAATGACACTGTTATGGTCTTTTTAATTGTGCCACAAATTCTCGAATTTGCAACAGCCCCTCATTCCGTGTAGCGGGATTATCGAGCAGCGGAATGACCTCTTCTATTTTACGAACAATCGCACTACCTACTACCACGCCATCGCAAATCTGAGCAAAGCGGGCAACCTGTTCGCCAGTTGAGATCCCAAATCCTACAGCCACCGGCAGATCCGTAGCTTGACGCACGGAATCAATAAACGCCTCTACATCAGCATGGAAAGTGGATCGTTCCCCTGTCACACCTAACGAGGATACACAATAGATAAACCCACTCGCACCTGAGACAATCTTCGCAATACGTTCACTTGAGGTCGGTGCAACTAGTGGAATGAGATTAACGCCAACTTCACTACTGCGGCGGCGCATCTCCTCTGATTCCTCGACAGGAAGATCTGGAATAATAAGACCACTAATCTCATGAGCATTCAGTTCTGCGAAAAATGTATCCAACCCCATTTGCAGGATAGGATTGTAATAGGAAAACAAAATAAAGGGCAGGCTGCTTCCGGCTTGACGAGCTTTTAACGCGGTCTCCATACAGGTACGCAGGTGAACCTCCCCCCGCAGAGCTCGTGCAGACGCTCGCTGAATGACAGGGCCATCTGCTAGCGGATCAGAGTAAGGTACTCCTAGCTCCAAAATGTCTGCACCTGCCGCCTCCAGTTCTGCGATGATGGCAAGCGTAGTCTCCAGATCAGGGTCTCCAACCGTCAGAAAAGGAATTAATGCCGTCCGTTCTTCAGCTTTAAGCTTCCGGAATACCAAATCCATCCGGTTTGTAGTTTCGGTTGTCATTCGTTTCCCTTCCCTTCTGTGTACGCCATGATCGATTCCACATCTTTGTCTCCCCGGCCTGACAGGCAGATAACAACAATATCATCCTTGGTAAGGGTTGGACCCATCTTCACTACATGGGCTATCGCATGTGCTGACTCCAAAGCTGGAATAATGCCTTCCGTTACACATAGCAGCTTCAGTGCATCAAGCGCCTCTGCATCCGTAATCGGAACATATTTTGCGCGTTCGATATCTTTTAAATAAGAGTGTTCAGGACCTACGCCTGGATAATCCAGACCTGCGGAGATGGAATGAGCCTCTGTTACTTGACCATGTTCATCCTGCAGAAGGTAACTCATCGAACCCTGGAATACGCCATGAGTCCCCTTACTCATCGTCGCCGCATGAAATGGTGTGTCAATTCCCTTGCCTGCTGCCTCAACACCAATCATACCGACACCTTTATCCTCTACGAATGGATAGAACATGCCGATAGCATTACTACCGCCGCCTACTGCAGCAACAAGCACATCCGGCAGTCTTCCTTCAGCCTCCAGAATCTGGCGCCGCGTTTCATCACCAATAACCCGCTGAAAGTTACGAACCATCATCGGATAAGGATGTGGGCCTACGGCAGAACCGAGAATGTAAAAAGTATCTTCCACATTGCTAACCCAGTAGCGAAGCGCTTCGTTGCCGGCATCTTTTAAGGTACGCGATCCGGACGTAACGGGAATTACCTCAGCACCAAGCAGCTTCATACGGAATACATTGAGTGCCTGGCGACGAGTATCCTCTTCCCCCATAAATACCTTACATTCCATACCAAGTAGGGCTGCAACCGTAGCAGTAGCTACACCATGCTGACCAGCTCCAGTCTCAGCGATCACCTTGGTTTTACCCATCATTTTAGCCAGAATGCCCTGACCAATCGCATTGTTAATCTTATGAGCGCCCGTATGATTCAAATCTTCACGCTTCAAATATATTTTTGCTTCTCCCAGATGTTTACTTAGACGTTCCGCATAATACAGTGGGGTCTCCCGTCCGGAATATTGCTTTAATAGATAATCTATTTCTTCTTGAAAAGCAGGGTCTGCCGAATACTTCTCATAGGCTTCCTCCAGCTCAATCAATGCAGTCATCAAAGTTTCGGGCACGAAGCGCCCTCCGAATGAACCGAAACGTCCATGCTGGTCCGGTACTTGTGTCATGATTGCTTCACCCTTTCCACAAAAGCTGTCATTTTAATAATATCTTTAACGCCTTCACTCTCTACTCCACTAGATACGTCTACTCCGTACGGAGCATAAGTATCTAGCAACTCTCCTACGTTATTAGGATGAAGTCCGCCAGCCACAAATAACGGCAAACCATTTCGTAGCGCGATTTCCTGATAATCAGGCAACCTCTCCCAAGCGAACGTGCGCCCAGAGCCGCCGCTCTGCTGAGGATCATAAGTATCTAACAATACAGCATCAACGAAGCCTGCGTATTGTTCCAATGTATATTTGTTATCCGCGTCATCACGCTCTTTATCAGCAACAGACAATGCCTTCCACACCTGAACTTGTGGGAAAGCTTGCCGAACCTTTTGACAAAAGGCTGGACTTTCCTGCCCATGTAGCTGAATGACATCTAGTGACACAACGGAAAGCAGTTCGCTCAGCTCATCCAGCTCTGGATTAACAAAAACCCCAGCAGCTTTAGGTTTTTCACTAGTCTTCCATTGCGGAAGTTCAGCAATCAGTTCGGAAGCACGCTCCAGAGTAACCCTGCGACGACTGGGAGCGAATACAAATCCAATATAATCTAGTGGTAAGTGTAACATAGATTTTAGCACTTCAACGTCCTGAAGTCCACAGATTTTTACCAATGTCTCAGCCATGCCGGACACGGTCCTTTCCATTCGGAAGCATTCCTAGCAATCCATTTACCGCTTCTTCTACATTTGCCTGACGCATTAGATATTCCCCTACGAGGACCCCGTGAGCGCCAGTCGTTCTTAAGTAGTCAATATCACTTGGCCCTGCAATTCCGCTTTCACTGATCACAGGTACCCCTTGAGGTACTAGTGCTGCCAGCTCTGCCGTTGTCTCTAAGGACGTCTCAAAGGTACGCAGATTACGATTATTAATACCCAGCAGAATATTAGGATGTGTTATCTTGTCTGTACTTAATACCACCGCAAGCTCATTCCGATCATGAACTTCGATTAATACATCCATTCCAAGTCCAGTAGCTATTTCTATAAAATGAGACAGTTTATCCGGTGTCAAAATAGCAACGATTAACAACACCGCATCTGCTCCAAGAATACGCGCTTCATAAATTTGTTTCTCATCGATAATGAAATCTTTGCGTAGCAGCGGCAGATTTACAGCTTCCTTCACTTGCTGCAAGTAAGCAGCGCTTCCCTGAAAATAATCCGTATCCGTCAAAACAGATAAACAATCAGCACCGCCCGCTTCATAACCTTTTGCAATGGAAACAGGATCGAAATCCTCACGAATCAGCCCTTTTGAAGGGGATGCCTTCTTTACCTCCGCAATCAAACCTATATCCCTGTTCTTCCCCTGGGTCAGAGCCTTACGAAAGCCTCTAGTCTGAGGGAGTGCTGCTATATCACGTTCAGCTTGGGCTAGAGAAAAGCTATTACTGAGCGCCTCCACCTCTTTGATCTTTGTAGCGACAATTTTATCAAGATACATAATTAAGCTCCTCCGTCATCACAACAAGCTGTTTCAGCTTGGATAATGCCTTACCCGAATCCACTACTTCTTTAGCTTTCTCGACGCCTCCGGCCATGGTATCTGCCAGACCCGCAACATATATACATGCTCCTGCATTAGCTAACACGATATCTCGGTAGGGATTGATCTCACCTTGGAGCACAGAGGTAATAATTGCTGCGTTCTCTGCTGCGTCTCCACCCAAAACAGCTTCAAGTGGATGTCTGTTAAGACCTAATCCCTCCGGAGTAATTTCATAAGTTGTCACTACACCCTCTTTTAGTTCAGACACTAATGTAGAGGCTGAGATGCTGATCTCGTCTAGACCATCCGAACTGCTTACAACCATTGCGCGCTTGGAACCTAGCTCCTTCAGTACATTAGCCACCGTCTCCGTCTTATTTCGGTCATAAATCCCTAGGAGCTGACGGTCAGCTCCAGCGGGATTCGTAAGAGGACCCAACATATTGAAGATCGTACGTACACCAAGCTCCTTGCGAGGAGCTGCTGCATGCCGCATCGAAGGATGATAAATTTGTGCGAATAAAAAGCAAATGCCGATACGATCCAGACATTCTCGGGCTTGGTCTGCATTCAGATGAATGTTTACGCCAAGGGCTTCAAGTACATCCGCACTTCCCGCTCTGCCTGAAGCAGAGCGATTTCCATGCTTGGCAACTCTTACAGAAGCCGCTGATGAAATAATTGCTGAGGCGGTTGAAATATTAAATTTATGGATGCCGGAACCGCCCGTACCACAAGTATCTAACAAGCGTGCGCGATCAGTCAGTACGGATGTGCCGAACCCTCTCATAGCTTCTGCAAAACCCGTAATCTCCTCCACGGTTTCTCCTTTAATTCGTAAAGCGGTCAGCAGTGAACCGATTTGCGCTTGTGAAGCATCTCCTAGCATTATAGCACCCATTATATCCCTTGCTTCTGTACGTGTCAGATTCTTGCCTTCGATTAGTCCGGCGATTCCTGATTGAATTAATTTCGTTGCATCCATAATGTTCTTCCTCCCAGCCTTAATGAGTTACTATATAAATCAAACCACTTGTTCAGGGGTATATTCGTACATATAATCTTGGTTGATAACTTGTTTTTCTTTCACTTCGGATGGAAACATAGCTTCTGCCATACGAATAGCTTTCAGCATGCCCTTCGCCTTATTCACCGTTTCTTCATACTCTTTCTCGGGAACCGAATCCCAAACGATACCTGCTCCGGCCTGTACGTACGCACGACCTTTTCGGAAGATGATGGTACGAATGGTGATACAAGAATCCATGTTTCCTGAGAACCCTAAATATCCAATTGCTCCGGCATAAGCACCTCGAGCTTCTTTTTCCAGCTCTGCTATAATCTCCATAGCTCGCAGCTTCGGTGCCCCAGAAACCGTTCCGGCAGGCAGACAGGAGAGAAAGGCATCAAAGAAATCTTTATCCTC
This genomic stretch from Paenibacillus sp. FSL H7-0737 harbors:
- the hisC gene encoding histidinol-phosphate transaminase codes for the protein MNPKPNIVNLPVYKPGKPIDEVKKELGLSEVIKLASNENPYGASPSAKEAILAELENLYLYPDGSAVELTAALANRLGVNSDNIIFGCGSDEIIALIARAFFLPGDETIMADQTFSVYKSNADIEGAVSIEVPLVNGTHDLDGMLARITDRTKVIWICNPNNPTGTIVPEEALVSFLDAVPSNVMVVLDEAYCEYVTDLSYSNGIQLLNRYMNLVVLRTFSKIYGLAALRIGYGVASPEIISLINKVREPFNTTRLAQAAALAALNDQEYVEECRRLNSAGIVQLQGEFKRLGLESFPAHGNFIMVDVRKPATEVFDALMRKGIIVRAGHQVYPTYIRVTVGSAEQNTAFITALEQTLIESGVRA
- the trpD gene encoding anthranilate phosphoribosyltransferase — protein: MDATKLIQSGIAGLIEGKNLTRTEARDIMGAIMLGDASQAQIGSLLTALRIKGETVEEITGFAEAMRGFGTSVLTDRARLLDTCGTGGSGIHKFNISTASAIISSAASVRVAKHGNRSASGRAGSADVLEALGVNIHLNADQARECLDRIGICFLFAQIYHPSMRHAAAPRKELGVRTIFNMLGPLTNPAGADRQLLGIYDRNKTETVANVLKELGSKRAMVVSSSDGLDEISISASTLVSELKEGVVTTYEITPEGLGLNRHPLEAVLGGDAAENAAIITSVLQGEINPYRDIVLANAGACIYVAGLADTMAGGVEKAKEVVDSGKALSKLKQLVVMTEELNYVS
- a CDS encoding prephenate dehydrogenase; translation: MTTKIAIFGVGLIGGSLALCFKGKEGLTVVGHAHRPESASKYISRGVVDQATLSVEEAALDADFIFLCVPVGMLEDYLQQLSKLPLKPGCIITDVGSTKASIAACAVSLDIPGVHFIGGHPMAGSERSGVEAASSLLFENAYYVLTPPPGVPDEAYHALESLLHHTRAQIVRLDPERHDEIVGAISHLPHIIAVALVNQIRAYDDTDSLYSTLAAGGFRDITRIASSDPIIWRDILLNNRSVMLRLLKDWNEEVSSFVRLLESEDGVGIEEAFEEANGFRSQLPERRKGMIAPLFDLHIDVPDHPGIIGRIATELGDQGINLSNVQIIESREDVPGIMRLSFRQENDMERAKVLLQEHDYTVYV
- a CDS encoding phosphoribosylanthranilate isomerase; this translates as MAETLVKICGLQDVEVLKSMLHLPLDYIGFVFAPSRRRVTLERASELIAELPQWKTSEKPKAAGVFVNPELDELSELLSVVSLDVIQLHGQESPAFCQKVRQAFPQVQVWKALSVADKERDDADNKYTLEQYAGFVDAVLLDTYDPQQSGGSGRTFAWERLPDYQEIALRNGLPLFVAGGLHPNNVGELLDTYAPYGVDVSSGVESEGVKDIIKMTAFVERVKQS
- a CDS encoding helix-turn-helix domain-containing protein is translated as MNEIDESKQLVLQIGGALKKYRKEKNMNLDDLAELTGVSKLTLGNIERGETNPTLAIIWKISKGLSLPLLALFKSEDPVSLYRAGEGLRFSNDQKNWIIEPVFKNVSNDIEMCRAYLQPNSSYHPEGHHVNTTEIATVMTGSIEIQVNGEMYTLNQYDTISFRADRPHSYTNHTNSETVLHISLKYGF
- the trpA gene encoding tryptophan synthase subunit alpha; amino-acid sequence: MTTETTNRMDLVFRKLKAEERTALIPFLTVGDPDLETTLAIIAELEAAGADILELGVPYSDPLADGPVIQRASARALRGEVHLRTCMETALKARQAGSSLPFILFSYYNPILQMGLDTFFAELNAHEISGLIIPDLPVEESEEMRRRSSEVGVNLIPLVAPTSSERIAKIVSGASGFIYCVSSLGVTGERSTFHADVEAFIDSVRQATDLPVAVGFGISTGEQVARFAQICDGVVVGSAIVRKIEEVIPLLDNPATRNEGLLQIREFVAQLKRP
- the trpB gene encoding tryptophan synthase subunit beta, which produces MTQVPDQHGRFGSFGGRFVPETLMTALIELEEAYEKYSADPAFQEEIDYLLKQYSGRETPLYYAERLSKHLGEAKIYLKREDLNHTGAHKINNAIGQGILAKMMGKTKVIAETGAGQHGVATATVAALLGMECKVFMGEEDTRRQALNVFRMKLLGAEVIPVTSGSRTLKDAGNEALRYWVSNVEDTFYILGSAVGPHPYPMMVRNFQRVIGDETRRQILEAEGRLPDVLVAAVGGGSNAIGMFYPFVEDKGVGMIGVEAAGKGIDTPFHAATMSKGTHGVFQGSMSYLLQDEHGQVTEAHSISAGLDYPGVGPEHSYLKDIERAKYVPITDAEALDALKLLCVTEGIIPALESAHAIAHVVKMGPTLTKDDIVVICLSGRGDKDVESIMAYTEGKGNE
- the trpC gene encoding indole-3-glycerol phosphate synthase TrpC — protein: MYLDKIVATKIKEVEALSNSFSLAQAERDIAALPQTRGFRKALTQGKNRDIGLIAEVKKASPSKGLIREDFDPVSIAKGYEAGGADCLSVLTDTDYFQGSAAYLQQVKEAVNLPLLRKDFIIDEKQIYEARILGADAVLLIVAILTPDKLSHFIEIATGLGMDVLIEVHDRNELAVVLSTDKITHPNILLGINNRNLRTFETSLETTAELAALVPQGVPVISESGIAGPSDIDYLRTTGAHGVLVGEYLMRQANVEEAVNGLLGMLPNGKDRVRHG
- a CDS encoding CynX/NimT family MFS transporter, which gives rise to MPNKKILPSSLGLLILGIIIIAANLRAPLTSVGPLVGLIREDVHISNTLAGLITTVPLLTFALLSPLVPKLGRKYGVELLILFALIFLTVGIVIRSLAGAANLYIGTAILGFAIAVCNVLMPSLIKRDFPNKIGAMTGIFGISMSLSGAIASGISVPLAANVGLKWQGALGIWGILSFVSILCWLPQLRKHTKRTTSTSQQIACNDVNVWRSPLAWQVTLFMGMQSMIFYVLIAWLPEILKQQGIDSSQSGWYLSIMQLALLPFTFIVPVIAGRMSSQRSLVVITTILLLTGTLGLLFGSSNIILLWIIILGIGGGCAFSLSMMFFGLRTKNAHQAAELSGMAQSIGYLLAAIGPALIGYLHDATNSWNLPLFILLGASAFLFLVGIGAARNRFVDSQNSYGEINSS